A window of the Bacillus andreraoultii genome harbors these coding sequences:
- the pstA gene encoding phosphate ABC transporter permease PstA: protein MRKLKDTLLHALLWIAALLTVAILIGIVGFIFYKGMGLINVDFIFGDYSPTGGGGIWPMIVTTIYTIIISLLIATPIGILAAVFLQEYAIQGRLVRIIRFATESLTGIPSIIYGLFGAVFFVTMLKFGMSIIAASLTLTIIVLPVIIRTTEESLKTVPKSYREGSLALGTTKLQTLYKVILPSAMPGILSGIILSMGRIIGESAAIFLTAGTVAAMPESIFSSARTLTVHAYLVTQESGDIELAAAIGIVLIAIIFILNLTATFISKKLNKADY from the coding sequence TTGCGAAAACTAAAAGATACTCTACTTCATGCTCTACTTTGGATAGCCGCCCTTTTGACCGTTGCCATTCTCATTGGCATCGTCGGTTTTATTTTTTATAAAGGAATGGGACTAATAAATGTTGACTTTATCTTTGGGGATTACTCTCCTACAGGTGGTGGCGGTATTTGGCCGATGATTGTAACGACCATTTACACAATTATCATTTCTTTATTAATTGCAACGCCGATTGGGATTTTGGCGGCAGTTTTTTTGCAAGAATATGCCATACAAGGTCGACTCGTTCGAATCATTCGTTTTGCCACCGAAAGTTTAACTGGAATTCCTTCAATTATTTACGGATTATTTGGTGCAGTATTTTTTGTTACGATGTTAAAATTTGGCATGTCAATCATTGCCGCGTCTCTTACATTAACAATCATCGTTTTGCCAGTTATTATTCGAACAACGGAAGAATCATTAAAGACGGTTCCAAAAAGTTATCGGGAAGGATCTCTTGCTCTAGGAACAACGAAACTACAAACGTTGTACAAGGTTATTTTACCGAGTGCGATGCCAGGAATTTTATCTGGAATTATTCTCTCGATGGGACGAATTATTGGTGAGTCTGCAGCAATCTTTTTAACAGCAGGTACCGTTGCCGCGATGCCTGAAAGTATTTTTTCTTCAGCAAGAACGCTTACTGTCCACGCCTACTTAGTTACACAAGAATCGGGGGATATTGAGTTAGCAGCAGCAATTGGAATTGTTTTAATTGCTATTATTTTTATTCTTAATTTGACAGCGACCTTCATCTCGAAAAAATTAAATAAAGCCGATTATTAA
- the pstC gene encoding phosphate ABC transporter permease subunit PstC, with translation MTTQSNKEMIAKSNKSKYMLEKISERVFLFCALLSVISLVLIIGFVFYKGAHPFIAEGFRFFDFIFGKDWVPSENKYGIFPMIVASIYATIGALIIGVPIGLFTAIFLAEIAPKHVARVISPAVQLLAGIPSVLYGVFGLAIIVPFLQQNLGLVKGQSLIAVILVLAIMMLPTIVTVAETAIRAVPKTYREGSLALGASSIGTIFKVIVPAAKSGIMTAIVLGMGRAIGETMAVILVAGNSLIVPASLIDSIRPLTTNIALEMGYAFGTHQEMLFATGIVLFSFILILNFALAKISSKGGQ, from the coding sequence ATGACAACTCAATCAAATAAAGAAATGATTGCAAAATCAAATAAAAGCAAGTATATGCTTGAAAAAATTTCAGAAAGAGTCTTTTTGTTTTGTGCACTTCTATCTGTCATTAGTTTAGTTTTAATTATCGGATTTGTCTTTTACAAAGGGGCCCACCCTTTTATCGCAGAAGGATTTCGCTTTTTTGATTTTATTTTCGGAAAAGATTGGGTTCCGAGTGAAAACAAGTATGGAATCTTTCCGATGATTGTCGCATCCATTTACGCGACAATCGGTGCACTCATCATTGGCGTTCCCATTGGTTTGTTTACAGCGATTTTTTTAGCGGAAATTGCCCCTAAGCATGTTGCAAGAGTGATTTCGCCAGCAGTTCAACTGTTAGCAGGGATTCCATCCGTTCTTTATGGCGTATTTGGACTTGCTATCATCGTTCCCTTCCTACAACAAAATTTAGGCTTAGTCAAAGGGCAAAGCTTAATCGCTGTAATTCTTGTATTGGCGATTATGATGTTACCAACGATTGTAACAGTTGCTGAAACCGCGATTCGAGCCGTACCAAAAACGTATCGTGAAGGGTCGCTCGCACTAGGCGCATCTTCTATCGGTACCATTTTTAAGGTCATCGTTCCTGCTGCAAAGTCAGGCATTATGACCGCGATTGTATTAGGTATGGGAAGAGCGATTGGCGAGACAATGGCAGTTATTTTAGTAGCTGGAAATAGTCTAATTGTTCCGGCAAGTTTGATAGATAGTATCCGACCATTAACAACAAATATTGCTTTAGAAATGGGATATGCATTTGGAACTCATCAAGAAATGCTGTTTGCTACGGGTATTGTCTTATTTTCATTTATATTAATTTTAAATTTTGCCCTAGCAAAAATTAGTTCGAAAGGCGGTCAGTAA
- a CDS encoding phosphate ABC transporter substrate-binding protein, whose translation MFINRKRLILVMLLLPIFVVACAGANENRTKSDANKSSTLAISGSTSVGPLAEKLASKYEEKENVKIEINQIGSSAGITNALNGVSELGMSSRDLKEEEKANDLKETVIAYDGIVIVTHPSNNVKNLTLEQVKDIFTGKITNWKEVGGDNLEIVVVSREDGSGSRDAFQEIVGYSSGELIRNAIIASGNGNIKTTVASNKHAIGFVSFEYIGDSVNTVKINGVQATAENVLQKKYKLSRPFLFVHTEENLTPEGQQFIDYILSEEGQGIVRETGAIPIK comes from the coding sequence ATGTTCATTAACAGAAAACGTCTTATATTAGTCATGCTATTATTACCAATATTTGTTGTCGCATGTGCAGGGGCGAATGAAAATCGTACAAAATCAGATGCCAATAAATCCTCCACACTTGCGATTTCTGGATCGACTTCGGTTGGTCCACTAGCCGAAAAATTAGCAAGTAAATATGAAGAAAAAGAAAACGTGAAGATTGAAATAAATCAAATTGGTTCATCCGCTGGAATCACCAATGCATTAAATGGTGTTTCTGAACTTGGGATGTCTTCCAGAGATTTAAAAGAAGAGGAGAAAGCAAATGATCTAAAAGAAACAGTCATTGCCTATGATGGGATTGTTATTGTCACTCATCCGAGCAATAACGTAAAAAATCTAACACTAGAACAAGTAAAAGATATTTTCACTGGTAAGATAACGAATTGGAAAGAAGTCGGTGGCGATAACCTAGAGATTGTTGTTGTATCTCGGGAAGACGGTTCGGGTTCACGGGACGCCTTTCAAGAAATTGTTGGATATTCATCCGGTGAGTTAATTAGAAATGCCATCATTGCAAGTGGAAATGGAAATATTAAGACAACCGTTGCGTCAAATAAGCATGCAATTGGATTTGTGTCCTTTGAATATATCGGCGATTCCGTAAATACAGTAAAGATTAATGGTGTACAAGCGACTGCAGAAAATGTTTTACAGAAAAAGTATAAATTGTCACGTCCATTTTTATTTGTTCATACGGAAGAAAATCTAACTCCTGAAGGCCAACAATTTATTGACTATATTTTGAGTGAAGAAGGACAGGGAATTGTTCGAGAAACAGGAGCCATTCCTATTAAATAA
- a CDS encoding RpnC/YadD family protein has protein sequence MKKEFLRMLVQMQLDPARQRLIYGFFERYLKLTVEEEKTLMQEVRDLDPNLVEKIMEIPISHEEKGKEIGKEIATKNIARNMIIEGASVEFIKKVTNLSVDKILSLKKSINKSK, from the coding sequence GTGAAAAAGGAATTTTTACGGATGCTTGTACAGATGCAGCTTGATCCTGCCCGACAGCGCCTGATTTATGGCTTTTTTGAAAGATATTTGAAACTTACTGTTGAGGAGGAGAAAACACTGATGCAAGAAGTAAGAGATCTCGACCCAAATCTTGTGGAAAAAATTATGGAAATCCCTATTTCCCATGAGGAAAAAGGGAAGGAAATTGGGAAGGAAATTGCTACAAAAAATATTGCTAGAAATATGATTATTGAAGGTGCTTCTGTTGAATTTATTAAAAAAGTAACAAATTTAAGTGTTGATAAGATTTTATCATTGAAAAAGTCGATAAATAAAAGTAAGTGA
- a CDS encoding QueT transporter family protein produces the protein MNTHVYEEKSRTSLDNLTKSGIVAGLYVAVTLILSAVSFGAIQFRLSEMFNYLALFHKRYISAITLGVVIVNFIMSPMWFLDVPIGGTATLLVLIFSRMVTKNMKDLKVKLAVTALIFALSMFTVAGQLHFVFHAPFWMTYLTVALGELLSMSIGGILIYSVNKKIDLRK, from the coding sequence ATGAATACACATGTTTATGAAGAAAAATCACGTACTTCCCTCGATAACCTAACAAAATCAGGTATTGTCGCTGGACTTTATGTTGCGGTGACCCTCATTTTATCCGCTGTTAGTTTTGGAGCCATCCAGTTTCGACTATCTGAAATGTTTAACTATCTAGCACTCTTCCATAAGCGCTATATATCCGCAATTACTTTAGGTGTCGTCATTGTTAATTTCATCATGTCACCCATGTGGTTTCTCGATGTTCCAATTGGTGGAACGGCTACCTTACTTGTATTAATTTTCTCAAGAATGGTAACGAAAAATATGAAAGACCTTAAAGTAAAACTCGCCGTTACAGCTCTTATTTTCGCTTTATCGATGTTTACGGTTGCGGGTCAGTTACATTTCGTTTTTCATGCGCCATTTTGGATGACCTACTTAACGGTTGCTCTTGGTGAATTACTCTCGATGTCCATCGGTGGTATTCTAATTTATTCAGTAAATAAGAAAATCGATCTACGGAAATAG
- a CDS encoding 3-oxoacyl-ACP reductase has protein sequence MEQLNFKEKVVFVTGAASGIGYAQANAFLKQGANVYAIDVQEKPLQELKYENPTNFHYTVCSVTNKADVDIVVQRSLNLYGQIDVLLNTAGILDDYKKTLETDEPLWDLIMDTNLKGMYYVTNAVLPHMLKRKKGVIVNMASIAGLVAGGGGAAYTASKHAIIGYTKQLDYDYCRDGVRANAIAPGAIQTPMNKKDFEGEGVMAKWVAEETPVGRWAQPDEVANLTLFLASDAADYIHGSVIPIDGGWTMK, from the coding sequence GTGGAACAATTAAATTTTAAAGAAAAAGTTGTCTTCGTAACCGGGGCGGCTTCTGGAATTGGCTATGCACAGGCAAATGCATTTTTAAAGCAAGGTGCGAACGTTTATGCAATCGATGTTCAAGAAAAGCCATTACAAGAATTAAAATATGAAAACCCAACTAATTTTCACTATACCGTCTGCAGTGTCACAAACAAAGCAGACGTTGATATAGTCGTCCAAAGATCACTTAATCTCTACGGTCAAATTGATGTTCTTTTAAATACAGCTGGAATTCTCGATGACTACAAAAAAACGTTAGAAACAGATGAACCGTTGTGGGATCTTATTATGGATACGAATCTGAAAGGAATGTACTATGTAACGAATGCCGTTTTACCCCATATGTTAAAGCGAAAAAAAGGTGTCATTGTCAATATGGCATCGATAGCAGGACTTGTCGCAGGTGGTGGTGGTGCTGCATATACCGCTTCAAAACATGCCATCATCGGTTATACGAAGCAGTTAGATTATGATTATTGTCGAGACGGGGTTCGTGCCAATGCAATCGCACCCGGTGCCATTCAAACACCAATGAATAAGAAAGATTTTGAAGGCGAGGGAGTCATGGCAAAATGGGTAGCTGAAGAAACCCCAGTAGGAAGATGGGCACAACCGGATGAAGTAGCCAATCTTACGTTATTTCTTGCTAGTGATGCAGCTGATTATATTCATGGTTCCGTTATTCCGATTGACGGTGGGTGGACGATGAAATAA
- a CDS encoding DUF2829 domain-containing protein, with amino-acid sequence MTFEEILPRLKSGAKVIRVGWSGAELYVKLVGESEIDGERLNPYLVINVEGEGYTMFTPTVCDILANDWEIVE; translated from the coding sequence GTGACATTTGAAGAGATTTTACCACGTTTGAAGTCTGGAGCGAAAGTGATTCGTGTAGGCTGGTCTGGTGCAGAATTATATGTGAAATTAGTTGGAGAAAGTGAAATTGATGGGGAAAGATTAAACCCTTATCTTGTTATAAATGTTGAAGGAGAGGGATATACGATGTTTACCCCAACTGTTTGTGATATATTAGCTAATGATTGGGAAATAGTAGAATAA
- a CDS encoding indolepyruvate ferredoxin oxidoreductase subunit alpha — translation MSYVITSPCIGEKAGDCVDVCPVDCIAEGAGQFFIDPDICIDCGACEAACPVQAIFYEDEVPKGEEKYIQKAIEFYRNH, via the coding sequence ATGTCTTATGTAATAACCTCACCATGCATCGGTGAAAAAGCGGGCGATTGTGTTGATGTTTGCCCTGTTGATTGTATTGCCGAGGGAGCGGGCCAATTTTTTATTGACCCTGATATTTGTATTGATTGTGGTGCATGTGAAGCGGCTTGCCCTGTTCAAGCTATTTTTTACGAAGATGAAGTTCCAAAAGGGGAAGAAAAATATATTCAGAAAGCGATTGAGTTTTATCGGAATCATTAA
- a CDS encoding acyl-CoA dehydrogenase family protein, whose amino-acid sequence MSKVLFVKTAEQKEWLIKLNQLKQSFQTFSKEVDEKSRFPKENIEALVNLGYTKLTLPKEYGGNGHGVYDMVLLQETIASFDSATGLSIGWHQGVVGELYGQKLWQEDHLQTFAKKINNGALVNRAASEVQTGSPTRGGKPTTTAVKKDGKWVITGRKSFTTMSPVLTHFLTSAWVEEKEGIGFFLIDRNSNGLSIDETWDVIAMRGTESHDLVLDGVEVPDVCFVEFNNGQRGNQINGWLLHIPACYLGIAQAARDYAVKYSTEYSPNSIKGTISDLPNVQNLIGQMDLELMKARHFLYSVAEAYDDTSRRPLLTNELGVAKHIATNSAITIVDLAMRLVGAKSLQRSNPLQRYYRDVRAGLHNPPMDNMTISKLAQTAISEFKN is encoded by the coding sequence GTGTCAAAGGTGTTATTTGTTAAAACAGCTGAACAAAAAGAATGGTTAATAAAATTAAATCAGCTGAAACAATCTTTTCAAACATTTTCTAAAGAAGTAGATGAGAAATCACGTTTTCCAAAAGAGAATATTGAAGCGCTTGTTAATCTCGGCTATACGAAGCTAACATTGCCAAAAGAATATGGTGGTAATGGACACGGTGTGTATGATATGGTCCTTCTTCAAGAAACGATAGCGAGCTTTGATAGTGCAACAGGATTATCCATTGGGTGGCATCAAGGAGTTGTCGGTGAGCTCTATGGGCAAAAACTTTGGCAAGAAGATCACCTCCAAACTTTTGCAAAGAAGATTAATAATGGTGCTTTAGTGAATCGCGCTGCAAGTGAAGTTCAAACAGGTAGTCCAACTCGTGGAGGGAAACCGACAACAACAGCTGTAAAAAAAGATGGGAAATGGGTCATTACGGGGCGAAAATCATTCACAACGATGTCACCCGTACTAACACATTTTCTTACGTCCGCATGGGTAGAAGAAAAGGAAGGGATTGGGTTCTTTTTAATTGATCGAAATAGTAATGGGCTTTCGATTGATGAGACTTGGGATGTAATTGCCATGCGAGGAACGGAAAGCCATGACCTTGTCCTTGATGGAGTAGAAGTACCTGATGTGTGTTTTGTCGAATTTAATAACGGTCAAAGAGGGAATCAGATAAACGGGTGGTTATTACATATTCCAGCATGTTACTTAGGAATTGCACAAGCGGCAAGAGATTATGCAGTTAAATATTCAACGGAATACTCTCCCAACAGTATAAAAGGAACGATTAGTGATTTACCGAATGTCCAAAACTTAATCGGCCAAATGGACTTGGAATTAATGAAGGCGCGCCATTTTCTCTACAGTGTTGCTGAAGCTTATGATGATACGTCACGCAGACCGTTATTAACGAATGAACTTGGCGTAGCAAAACATATTGCTACAAATTCAGCCATTACCATTGTTGATCTAGCGATGAGACTAGTAGGCGCAAAAAGTCTACAACGTTCGAACCCACTTCAAAGGTATTATCGGGATGTACGGGCAGGTTTACATAACCCACCGATGGATAATATGACCATTTCAAAGCTAGCACAAACGGCCATTTCTGAGTTTAAGAATTAA
- a CDS encoding PstS family phosphate ABC transporter substrate-binding protein, which translates to MKKALSITTVILLSLIGFMAFFTALFSEDAKFYTPFVPIVTIGLIVIIILAIYGKLRMKRIKYTAIIFLSCCFIAVISYEGYQAYEKSLEIVSSQDIDLSEYQPFVAGTKAAQLDELSTFTIQDNLPRLDGATALYPVYASFVQAVYPKKDYPLEESEVVSSQTSYAFEKLLFNDADIIFIAPPSDEQLKLAEEEGVKLRMTPIGREAFVFFVHADNPVDELTVEQIQEIYTGKITNWRDVGGANEEIRAFQRPEGSGSQSALIRMMGDKPLMIPPSKDIVSAMGGIIKETTNYQNRTNAIGFSFRHFSQEMVDAKEIKYIKVNGIAPTKENIQNGTYPFVNEFYAITIENKNTNSNIEPFLQWMVSEQGQKLVEKTGYVRIN; encoded by the coding sequence ATGAAAAAAGCTCTTTCTATTACGACCGTAATTTTATTAAGTTTAATAGGGTTTATGGCATTTTTTACTGCATTATTTTCAGAGGATGCTAAATTTTATACACCATTTGTTCCGATTGTAACGATTGGTCTAATTGTTATTATCATTCTTGCAATCTATGGAAAATTACGGATGAAACGCATCAAATATACGGCAATTATTTTTCTTTCGTGCTGTTTTATTGCTGTTATTTCCTATGAAGGGTATCAAGCTTATGAAAAATCGTTAGAAATTGTTAGTAGCCAAGATATCGATTTATCGGAATATCAACCATTTGTAGCGGGGACAAAAGCGGCTCAATTAGATGAACTATCCACATTTACTATTCAAGATAACCTCCCACGATTAGATGGAGCAACGGCTTTATATCCAGTTTATGCTTCGTTTGTTCAAGCGGTTTATCCGAAGAAGGACTATCCTTTGGAAGAAAGTGAAGTTGTTTCAAGTCAAACGAGTTATGCTTTTGAAAAATTATTATTTAACGATGCGGATATTATTTTTATTGCACCGCCTTCTGATGAACAGTTGAAGTTAGCTGAGGAGGAAGGGGTAAAGTTAAGGATGACACCGATTGGTAGAGAAGCATTTGTTTTCTTTGTCCACGCAGATAATCCGGTCGATGAACTTACGGTAGAACAAATTCAAGAGATCTATACGGGAAAGATAACGAACTGGCGTGATGTTGGTGGTGCGAATGAGGAAATCCGTGCCTTTCAACGTCCTGAAGGGTCAGGAAGTCAATCAGCATTAATTCGAATGATGGGTGACAAACCATTAATGATCCCACCTTCTAAAGATATTGTTTCAGCAATGGGCGGGATTATTAAAGAAACAACGAATTACCAAAATCGGACGAATGCCATTGGTTTTTCTTTCAGACATTTTTCTCAGGAAATGGTAGATGCGAAAGAGATAAAGTACATAAAAGTAAATGGCATAGCACCAACGAAGGAGAATATTCAAAATGGCACGTATCCTTTTGTAAATGAGTTTTATGCAATTACGATAGAAAATAAGAATACCAATTCGAACATCGAACCATTTCTTCAGTGGATGGTATCGGAACAGGGACAGAAGCTTGTTGAAAAAACCGGATATGTCCGTATCAATTAG
- a CDS encoding GNAT family N-acetyltransferase yields MIRRLTAGDHDECFQLLERKRAENLFIIGDIEGYGYDQAFQKVWGEFDENGKMIAVLLKYEGNYIPYAEGEFDAKGFANIMDEDSDFKMMSGLKEVTEKIRPHIKRPLKKKRQTFYAKCTKLLYNGDFSIVQQATPDDAEDLVTILQAIPEFDKGNISVETKRRGLIDGTSRAFFIKEDGKIVSTASTAAENSKSAMIVGVATLANYKKRGFATKCVLRISHELLQEGKELCLFYDNPKAGAIYKRIGFEDIGYWMMYAY; encoded by the coding sequence ATGATACGAAGATTAACGGCGGGCGACCATGATGAGTGTTTTCAGCTCTTAGAAAGGAAGCGTGCTGAGAACTTATTTATTATTGGAGATATTGAAGGATACGGATACGATCAAGCGTTTCAAAAGGTATGGGGTGAATTCGATGAAAACGGAAAAATGATTGCTGTATTATTAAAGTATGAAGGCAACTATATTCCTTATGCGGAAGGGGAATTTGATGCCAAAGGGTTTGCCAACATAATGGATGAGGATTCGGATTTCAAAATGATGTCCGGGTTAAAAGAGGTGACTGAAAAGATTAGGCCGCACATAAAAAGGCCATTAAAGAAAAAGAGACAGACGTTTTATGCGAAATGCACAAAATTATTGTACAATGGCGATTTCTCGATTGTTCAGCAAGCAACACCTGATGACGCAGAAGACTTGGTTACTATACTCCAAGCGATTCCAGAGTTCGACAAAGGAAATATTTCAGTAGAGACGAAACGCCGTGGTTTGATCGATGGAACTTCACGAGCATTTTTTATTAAAGAAGATGGAAAAATTGTGTCAACGGCTTCAACGGCGGCTGAAAATTCGAAGTCTGCCATGATTGTCGGTGTCGCCACTCTGGCAAACTATAAGAAACGTGGCTTTGCGACGAAATGCGTCTTGCGAATTAGTCACGAACTTTTACAAGAAGGAAAAGAACTATGTTTATTTTATGATAATCCGAAAGCAGGGGCCATTTATAAACGAATTGGTTTTGAAGATATTGGCTATTGGATGATGTATGCTTATTGA
- a CDS encoding carbon starvation CstA family protein, producing MITFFGGIALLLLGYFTYGKYVEKVFAPNFERKTPAYANADGVDYVPMSKTKNSLIQLLNIAGTGPIFGPIMGALFGPVAFLWIVLGSIFAGAVHDYLTGMISIRNRGAHIPELAGKFLGKASKHVVNAFALLLLLLVGTVFVTTPASMLHILINQKVALSVIIGVIFFYYLLSTVLPIDKIIGRLYPFFGAVLLIGTFGVAIGMFVSGDAVKIPELSLTNMHPDNIPIFPMLFFTITCGALSGFHATQSPIISRTTKSEKEGRFIFYGMMIAEGIIAMIWAAATMAIFDGMTLKEMIAAGTPSLVVNEVSVYLLGAVGGTIAVLGAVVLPITSGDTAFRAARNIIADYIKLPQAQLSKRLYIAIPLFAISVALTQIDFNILWRYFSWANQGTAALALWIGAMYLYVKKRNYWIAFVPAVFITYMVFVYILNAQIGFRLDLNLSFIIGIFLTVATIGYFYWKGQKNRQEDISLDEEAA from the coding sequence ATGATAACATTTTTTGGAGGAATTGCACTTTTATTACTCGGTTATTTCACGTATGGAAAGTATGTAGAAAAAGTATTTGCACCTAATTTCGAACGAAAAACACCTGCGTATGCGAATGCTGATGGTGTAGACTATGTCCCCATGAGTAAAACAAAAAACTCACTCATTCAATTATTAAATATTGCTGGAACTGGCCCTATTTTCGGTCCGATTATGGGTGCGTTGTTTGGACCAGTAGCGTTTTTATGGATTGTGTTAGGTTCAATTTTTGCCGGTGCCGTTCATGACTATTTAACAGGAATGATTTCCATCCGTAACCGCGGTGCACATATTCCGGAACTTGCGGGTAAATTTTTAGGAAAAGCATCAAAACACGTCGTTAACGCATTTGCATTACTTTTATTATTACTTGTTGGTACCGTTTTCGTAACAACACCTGCATCCATGCTTCATATTTTAATTAATCAAAAAGTTGCTTTAAGTGTCATCATCGGTGTGATCTTTTTTTATTACTTACTATCTACCGTTCTACCAATTGATAAAATTATCGGTCGCCTCTATCCTTTCTTTGGAGCTGTGTTATTAATAGGAACATTTGGTGTTGCAATTGGTATGTTCGTAAGTGGTGATGCCGTAAAAATTCCAGAATTGTCCTTAACGAATATGCATCCAGATAACATCCCAATTTTCCCAATGTTATTCTTTACAATCACTTGTGGTGCTCTATCTGGTTTCCATGCGACACAATCACCTATTATTTCTAGAACGACAAAGAGTGAAAAAGAAGGACGCTTTATTTTCTACGGAATGATGATTGCAGAAGGGATTATTGCGATGATTTGGGCAGCTGCAACAATGGCCATTTTTGATGGAATGACTTTGAAAGAAATGATTGCAGCAGGTACGCCTTCTCTCGTTGTTAATGAAGTTTCTGTCTACTTACTTGGTGCTGTTGGTGGTACAATTGCCGTTTTAGGTGCTGTCGTTTTACCAATTACATCTGGTGATACAGCTTTCCGTGCAGCTCGAAATATTATTGCAGACTATATTAAACTACCACAAGCGCAACTGTCGAAACGTTTATATATTGCCATTCCATTATTTGCGATTTCTGTTGCATTAACACAAATAGACTTTAACATTCTTTGGCGTTATTTCTCTTGGGCAAACCAAGGAACCGCAGCACTTGCACTTTGGATCGGCGCTATGTACTTGTATGTGAAGAAAAGAAATTACTGGATTGCGTTTGTTCCGGCTGTTTTCATTACGTATATGGTCTTTGTCTACATCTTAAATGCACAAATTGGATTTAGATTAGATCTCAACCTTTCATTCATCATCGGTATTTTCCTAACAGTTGCGACAATCGGTTATTTTTACTGGAAAGGTCAAAAAAACCGTCAAGAAGATATTTCTTTGGACGAAGAAGCGGCATAA
- a CDS encoding YdbC family protein: protein MADVKYEIVEHIGVLSESPKGWTKELNVIRWNRKEPKYDLRDWAPNKEKMGKGITLTKEELAGLKKLLQV, encoded by the coding sequence ATGGCAGATGTAAAATATGAAATCGTTGAACATATAGGTGTGCTTTCAGAATCACCAAAAGGATGGACGAAAGAATTAAATGTAATTCGTTGGAATAGAAAAGAACCGAAGTATGATTTGCGCGATTGGGCTCCGAATAAAGAGAAAATGGGGAAAGGAATCACTTTAACAAAAGAAGAGTTAGCAGGATTAAAAAAGTTGCTTCAAGTGTAA
- a CDS encoding YehS family protein, producing MDNNDILIRLRYALEIKNKEMAEIFKLGGVEVSVPAVVKILTKTYDEDDNVNEDQMKCTHSMLDSFLNGLIIYKRGKQDPKPGQENLREKPQKSNENVNNLLLKKVKIALSLTTEEMLDIFNYAGLRVTKGELGALLRKEGHKNYKECGDNFARNFLKGLAIKYRG from the coding sequence ATGGATAATAATGATATATTAATACGTTTGAGATACGCATTAGAAATAAAAAACAAGGAAATGGCAGAAATTTTTAAGCTAGGCGGGGTGGAGGTAAGTGTTCCAGCTGTCGTCAAAATTCTTACAAAAACATATGATGAAGACGATAATGTAAATGAGGATCAAATGAAATGCACGCATAGTATGCTAGACTCATTTTTGAATGGGCTTATTATTTATAAAAGAGGCAAACAAGATCCGAAGCCTGGTCAGGAAAATTTGCGAGAAAAGCCACAGAAATCAAATGAAAATGTGAACAATCTTCTATTAAAGAAAGTAAAAATCGCGCTCTCCTTGACGACTGAAGAGATGTTGGACATTTTTAATTATGCTGGTTTACGGGTAACAAAAGGAGAACTCGGAGCTTTGTTACGAAAAGAAGGACATAAAAATTATAAAGAATGCGGAGATAATTTTGCAAGAAACTTCCTAAAAGGCTTAGCCATCAAATATAGAGGGTAA